The Natrinema saccharevitans genome includes the window GGCGTCTTCCTGCTGATCGGACTGGTCGCCGAATACACCCCCGGGACCTACCTCTCCAAGCAGGTCTACGCGACGATGGAGACGATTCCCGGCGTCAGCACCGTCTACGAGAGCGTCCGCCGAGCAGGCAAACTGCTCGTCGAGGACGACTCCGTCCAGGACGTGAAACTCGTCGAGTTCCCCCACGAGGGCGCGTACATGCTCGGCTTTCTCACGGCTGCGACACCCCCCGTGGTCGAGACCAGCGCGGACGAGGACGAGATGGTGTCGCTGATAGTGCCGCTCGCGCCCAACCCCGCCACGAACGGTTACGTGATGCACATGCCCGCGGAGAAAGTCCACGAGGTGGACCTGACCGTCGAGGAGGCGTTCCGGTCGATCGCGACCCTCGGCGTGGCCGCCGATAGCCTCGGTCAGGCCGAGCACGGCGACTGAGACGCGTGGGGCGACGTGATCACACGAAATCAGGTTCGCCCCGGTATACGACCATTTATACCCGATGGCGGCCCTAGGAGCGTGCAATGGCGCAAGCGGGAAACTCCGAACTCGTCGACTCTTTCGAGCAGTTCTTCCGGAACTACTACGACAACGAGATCAAGCAGCTTGCCCAGCAGTACCCCAACGAGCAGCGGTCGCTGCACGTCGACTGGCAGGACCTCTACCGGTTCGACCCCGACCTTGCCGACGACTTCATCAACCAGCCCGAACAGCTGCAACGGTACGCCGAGGAGGCCCTGCGGCTGTACGACCTCCCGATCGACGTGAGCCTCGGCCAGGCTCACGTCCGAGTGCGGAACCTTCCGGAGACGGAGTCGCCCGAGATTCGGGAGATCCGCGCCCGCGACATGAACTCCCTCGTGCAAGTTCACGGCATCGTCCGCAAGGCCACCGACGTCCGCCCGAAGATCGAGGAAGCCGCCTTCGAGTGCCAGCTCTGTGGCACCCTCACGCGGGTCCCCCAGTCCAGCGGCGACTTCCAGGAACCCCACGAGTGTCAGGGCTGTGAACGACAGGGCCCCTTCCGCGTGAACTTCGACCAGTCCGAGTTCGTCGACTCCCAGAAGCTCCGCGTGCAGGAGAGCCCCGAGGGGCTCCGCGGCGGGGAGACCCCGCAAGCGCTGGACGTCAACATCGAAGACGACATCACCGGTGAGGTCACCCCCGGCGACCACGTCTCCGCGACCGGCGTCCTCCGCCTCGAGCAACAGGGCGACCAACAGGAGAAGTCGCCCGTCTTCGATTTCTACATGGAGGGCATGTCCGTCGAGATCGACGAAGAGCAGTTCGAGGACATGGACATCACCGGCGAGGACAAAGAGGAGATCGTCCGGCTCTCGAGTTCCGAGGACATCTACGAGAAGATGGTCGCCTCCATCGCTCCCTCGATCTACGGCTACGACCAGGAGAAGCTCTCGATGATCCTCCAGCTGTTCTCCGGCGTCACGAAGCAGTTGCCCGACGGCTCGCGAATCCGGGGCGACCTGCACATGCTTCTCATCGGTGATCCGGGTACCGGGAAGAGCCAGATGCTGGCATACATCGAGAACATCGCGCCCCGGGCCGTCTACACCTCCGGGAAAGGGTCGTCCTCGGCCGGTCTCACCGCCGCAGCCGTTCGCGACGACTTCGGCGACGGCCAGCAGTGGAGCCTCGAGGCCGGCGCGCTCGTCCTCGCCGATCAGGGGATCGCGGCCATCGACGAACTCGACAAGATGCGACCGGAAGACCGGTCGGCAATGCACGAGGCCTTAGAGCAACAGAAGATCTCCGTCTCGAAGGCCGGCATCAACGCCACGCTGAAGTCCCGGTGTTCGCTGCTCGGCGCGGCAAACCCAAAGTACGGCCGATTCGACCAGTACGAACCGATCAGCGAGCAGATCGACCTCGAGCCGGCCCTGATCTCGCGGTTCGACCTGATCTTTACCGTGACGGACACGCCCGACGAGGAGAAAGACCGCAACCTCGCGGAACACATCATCACGACCAACTACGCGGGGGAGTTGACCACCCAGCGCGAGGAGATGAACCAACTCGAGGTCAGCACCGACGAGATCGACGAGATGACCGACCAGGTCGATCCGGAGATCGACGCCGAACTCCTGCGCAAGTACGTCGCCTACGCCAAACAGAACTGTCACCCGCGGATGACCGAGGCCGCCCGCAACGCGATCCGGGATTTCTACGTCGATCTGCGCTCGAAGGGGACCGACGAGGACGCCGCGGTGCCGGTCACGGCCCGAAAGCTCGAGGCGCTCGTGCGGCTCTCGGAGGCCAGCGCCCGCGTGCGGCTCTCGGACACGGTCGAACAGGCGGACGCCGAACGGGTCATCGAGATCGTCCGCTCGTGTCTGCAGGATGTCGGCGTCGACCCCGAAACCGGCGAGTTCGACGCGGACATCGTCGAAGCCGGGACCTCGAAGTCCCAGCGCGACCGGATCAAGAACCTCAAGCAGCTCATCGGGGACATCGAGGAAGAGTACGACGACGGCGCGCCGGTCGACATCGTCATGGAGCGGGCCGAGGAGATCGGCATGGACCAGTCCAAAGCCGAACACGAGATCGACAAACTCAAACAGAAAGGCGAGGTCTACGAACCGAGTACGAATACGCTCCGGACGACGTGATCGAGAGGGGCCGCTGAACGGGACAAGACGCGTTTTTAGGCGTTCGAACGAGGTATCACTCGGAACCCAAAAACTGTTGCTGCCGGTCAGTCCGACGAAGCGGATACCAGTTCGGCCGATCCGAGCTCCCTGAGATCGACGACGGTCGACCGGATCGTCACCGGCGCGACGTCGGCGACCTCGGCCGCAGTGGCCTGAGTGAGCGTGGGCCAATCCTCGCGTTCCCCGGCGGCTTTGTAGAGACAGGCCGCCGCGACGCCGCTTGGGTTTCGACCGCCGATCAGTCCCGCCTCGAGCAGGGTTTCGACGTGGTCGCGGGCGCGTTGCTCGACGGCCGTTCCGACCTCGAGTTTCGAGGCGTATCGCGGCAGGTACTCGGCGGGGTCGATCGGCCCGGTCGGGAGCCCGAGTTCGCGGTTCAGCGCGTCGTAGGCGACGGAGAGTTCGTCGCCGTCGGCGCGGGCCGTATCGGCGATCTCGTCGGTCGTCCGGGCGATCGACCGGGTCCGGCAGGTCGCGTAGATGGCGGCGGCCGCGAACCCCTCGAGCGAGCGGCCCTGAAAGAGTCCCTCGGACTGTGCGGACTCGAAAAGGGCACAGGCCTGCTCCCTGGCCGACTCCGGCAAGGAGAGCGAGGCGGTAATCCGTCTGATTTCGGCGAACCCGTAGACCTGATTCCGTTCGACTTTCGAGGAGATTCGGGCGCGGTTGTGTTCCCTGCGGAGGCGAGCGATCTGTCGGCGCTTCCGGCCGGTCAGCCGGGAGCTGTATCCCGAATCGGATCCGGAGCCGTAGCCGATCTCCGTGGACAGTCCGCGATCGTGTCTCGAGCGGGTGAGCGGTGCGCCGGTCCGTCGTCGATCGGTGTCGTCGTCCTCGAAGGAGCGCCATTCCGGGCCGCGATCGATCGAATCCTCGCCGGAGACGAGTCCGCAGTCTTCACACACGATTTCGGTACCTCTCTGCCGTAATCTGCCATCGCATTCGGGACAGACTGCAGCCGTATCTGCCATCGGTTATTTGTTCTCCCTACAACAGATTGACCACCCCTGATATTTAAAATGTAGGAACAGATAAATTAAAACAGGATCGAATTAGAGCGTGGGTAACTTGGCCAGCAACGATGACGACGAAGCTGAATCGTCCTGGACCGAATTATTCCGGTCCGCCAGCAACCGTTCGTACTGGTCGATGACGGCCTGACGACGGGTTTCGTTCATCGCAACGAGTCGCTCGAGCGCGGCGATCCGAACTCGGAGTCGGGTTCGTTCGATCCGAGCGGAGAGTGGCACGTCGTGGGGATCGGAACGGGCCACGGACCCGTTCGGAGGACCGGACTGTCGGGGGTGGTGTCGGGCGGTCGGGGTAGGGTTAGTGAGACGAGTCCGTTCGTCGGCAGGGGCGACCGGAGTGAGGCCTCGTTGGTCGGCGGACATGGCTCGCCTACGGGTTCGACGCTGGACCGGAGAAAGGTCAGTCAGTCGGCCGTCAGACGCGTCCGACGCCGGTCGTGCGTTCGGCCGACGTTACTCCTGAAGATGGTCGAGGACCCCCTCGGTGTCGGCCGGAACCGGTTCGGGTTCGCTCCCCGCTGCAGCGGCGGCGTCGGGGTCTTTGAGCAGGTGGCCGGTGGTCAGACAGGCGACGCGCTCGTCGTCGGAGACGACCCCCTCGTCGCGGAGCTTTCGCAGGCCGGCGACGGAGGCCGCGGAGGCCGGCTCGACGCCGATCCCTTCGGCGGCGATGTCCCGCTGGGCCTCGGTGATCTCCTCGTCGGAGACCGCGACCCCGGTCCCGCCGGTCTCCCGGATGCCGGGCAGTGCCTTCGGCGCGTTGACCGGGTTCCCGATCCGGATCGCGGTCGCGCGGGTCTCGACATCTTCCCAGCGGCGGATCTCGTCGGCCCCGTTCTCGATCGCTTCGACCATCGGCGCGGCCCCTTCAGCCTGCACGCCGGTCAGTTTCGGCACGTCGTCCTCGTCGAGCGCGCCCGCTTGGACGAGTTCGCGGAAGGCCTTGTACAGCGCCGACGTGTTGCCGGCGTTGCCGACCGGGAGGACGATCCGATCCGGGACGGTATCGTAGTCGGCGAGAAAGCCCTCGAGGATCTCGAGGCCGATCGTCTTCTGGCCCTCGAGTCGGAAGGGGTTCAGCGAGTTCAGCAGGTAGGCCTCGCCCTGTCCCGCGAGTTCCTGGACGATGTCGAGACAGGCGTCGAAGTTGCCGTCGACCTCGAGAATGCGGGCCCCGTGGAGACTTGCCTGTGCGATCTTGCCGGCCGCGACCTTGCCCGCGGGTAGCAGAACGAGCGTCTGCATCCCGCCGCGGGAGCCGTAGGCGGCCAGGGCGGCGCTGGTATTACCCGTCGAAGCACAGGCCAGTCGGCCGACGTCGAGTTCTTTCGCGACCCGAACGCCGACGGTCATTCCGCGGTCCTTGAACGAGCCCGTGGGATTCATCCCCTCGTGTTTGATCCGCAGGGCCTCGATCCCGACGTCCCCCTCGAGGCGGGGGACCTCGTACAGCGGCGTCGCGCCCTCCTGGATCGAGACGCCGGCCTCGAACGGCAGGGCGTCGGCGTAGCGCCAGACCCCCTGTCCCTCGAAGTCGTCGAACGTCGGCAGATCGGCGTACCGAACCTCGAGGAGGCCGTCACAGTCGTCACAGGTGTAGCGAACGTCGTCGAACGGAGCGAAGGTTTCGCCGCACTCGATGCACTCGAGCCAGACGCCGTCGTCGGCGTCGGCGGGCTGGTCGGGCTGCTCGGCCGAGAGACTGAGACTCATTGTCGGAGGGGAGGGCCGCAGGGGCAAAAAGTGGGTGGATTCCGCAGTGGGCAGCTCAGTCGGTCCCATCGTCGAACTCGTCGATCACGTCGTGGACCGTGGCGGTCCACGCGTCCAGCGCCTCGTGGAGCATCTCCTTGGCCTCGGGAAGCGACGTGGCCGTATACTGGTATATGTCGCCGCCACCGTCGAGCAGCCGCCGGTCCCGGCGCACGAGCCCGCGGTCCCGGAGCGTCGACAGCGACCGGTTGACCGTACTCCGGTCGCGCTCGAGGGACGCGGCCAGTTCCTCGATCGTACTCCCGGGTTGCTCACGCAGGACGAGATACGCCCGCGTCTCGTGGTCTTCGATCCCGAATACGCAACTCATCACCTCCTCGAACGGCGGGTTCGATCGCTCCATCAGTTCCCCGAGACGGTGCTGTGGGGCGTCGGTCATACGGCTTCGTACGGTCGAGAGCTTGAAAATACCGCCGGCAGCGTCCGGCGTCGACAGCCCGTCGTTGCCGGTCACGTCACGCGTCCGCTGCGTCCGCTGCGTACCCCATCTTCCGGATACAGGCCCGCATCTCCCGTTCGCTCTCGTGGCGGTGGAGTCGCGTCGGGGTATCGCAGTAGTACACCGAGCCGTCATAGCGCAGCGTCACCTCGTACTCGGTCTGTCCCGTCGTCGTGATCACGACCCGTCGTCCGTCTTCGATCGCGGCCATGATCGCGTCCGTCTCGAGTTCGCCTGCCGAGATTCGAAGCGGGGTCGACATCGGCCTCTTCTGGGACGCCCGAGTCAATGAACCTTCGCGTCGCCGGGCGACTGTGCGCGACCGGTGCCAGACCGAGATACCGCTACGTGTACCCTGTACGTATGATATTACATGGCATCAGAGATCGCCACCCGAACGGTCGACCGAACCGAAACGAGACTCGAACCCTGGCAAGCCGGCACCGTCGGCGGTATCGCTGGCGCGATCGTCTTCGGCGCGATGATGGCGATGCAGACGCCCGGCGTTCTCGAGGGCGCAATCCCAGCGCTGTACGGCCTCGAGGGCGGCCTCGCGGGGACGATTCTGCACGTCGCACACGGGGCCGTCCTCGGCGTCGCCTTCGCCGCCCTACTGGTCGCGACGGGGCGATCCGACCCGGGACTCACGACCGGTGGCACCCTCGGACTCGGCTACGGCCTCGTCGTCTGGGCAGTCCTCGCGGTCGTCGTCATGCCGATCTGGCTCTCGACGGTCGGCTTCGCGATGGCACCCCCCGCCCCGAACGTCGCGGTCGAGAGCCTCGTCGGTCACGCCGCGTACGGGCTCGTCCTCGGCGTCGCGTACGCGCTGCTCGAGTGAGCGAGTCGCGAGAGAGGAGCGACTCCGCCTCCGGTCGGTCGCCGATACCCTCTCGCTACAACACGACCAGCGCGATCAGGGCCGCGGGCCCCGACAGCATGAGCAGCACCGCAAGCAGCAGTCTGAACGACATTGGTCGTTCCCCACGTCGATGAATTCTGGTATAACTGCTCCGGACTGTTCAGAAATAGGGAGTCTCTAGTGCAGTCGCTAACACGAAATTGGCCGAAGAAACGACGTGTTTCCTCGCCGCCAGCGGCCCGATCGAAGCGACAGGAGTCGCTGTTCGAGCAGCCAACTCAACAGCGCCTTCGTGGCCACCGTCTCCCGCTCGGTCAGCCACGCTGACCACTCGCACAAAAGTCCGGACCAAAAACCGATCACTCACTCCGTTCGTGATCGATCGCCTACTCGAGCAGCCAGCTCAACAACGCTTTCTGTGCGTGCAGCCGGTTCTCGGCCTGGTCGAAGACGACCGAACGACCGCCCTCGATGACATCGTCGGTGATCTCCTCGCCGCGGTGGGCGGGGAGACAGTGCATGACCGAGGCGTCGGGGGCGTTCTCGAGCAGGTCCGCGTTGACCTGGAAGCCCTCGAAGTCGTTCATCCGGACGTCGCGTTCGTCCTCCTGGCCCATCGAGATCCAGACGTCCGTGTAGATGACGTCGGCGTCGGTGGCGGCCTCGACGGGGTCGGTCGTGACCGTCGGCTCGCCGCCCAGCTCGCGGGCCCGCTCGAGGACGCCGTCGTCGACCTCGTATCCCTCGGGCGTCGCGATCGTCAGGTCCATGTCGGTCAGTGCGGCACCGAGCGCGAACGACTGGGCGACGTTGTTGCCGTCGCCGATCCAGGCCGCCGAGACGCCCTCGAAGCCGTCCTCGTGTTCGCGGATCGTCAATAGGTCCGCGAGCGTCTGGCAGGGGTGGGCGTCGTCGGTGAGGCCGTTGACGATCGGCACGGAGGAGTACTCCGCGAGCACCTCGACGTTCTCGTGTTTGAAGACGCGGGCCATCACGGCGTCGACGTACCGCGAGAGCGCACGCGAGGTGTCTTTCAGCGGTTCGCCGCGGCCGAGTTGGATGTCGTCTTCCCCGAGGAAGATCGCGTGCCCGCCGAGTTGGGTCATGCCCGTCTCGAAGGAGACGCGGGTGCGGGTACTCGCCTTCTGGAAGAGCATCCCCAGCGTCTGTCCGGACAGGTCGGCGTGGTCGTCGCCGTCGTCGACGGCGCGTTTGTACTCGTCGGCCCTGTCTAGCACTGCGAGCAGTTCCGCCTCGGAGAGGTCGTCGACGTCGAGGAAGTGTCTCGGCTCCGTCTCGTTCGTTGCTGTTGTCATGGTATGATAGCTCGTCTGAAAATACTATTGCTCACTGAGTGTCCGTGCGACGCGCTCGAGGACCGACACCGACCGGTCGAACTCCGACAGCGACAGTCGCTCGTCGGGCGCGTGATCGAGGTCCGAGTTGCCGGGCCCGTAGGTGACCATCGGACAGTCCCAGGCCCCGGCGTAGATGTTCATGTCGCTCGTGCCGGTCTTTCGCACCAGGCGCGGATCGTCGCCCTCCTTGCGGATGGCGACGCGAAACGCGCGTGCGACCGGCGTCCGCGGGCTCATCATCACCGGCGGGACCTTGTCCTTCCAGGTCACGGTCCCGACCTCGAGTTCGGCCTCCGCGGCCTCGCGGACGGTCCCGACGTCGAGCGCCGGCGGCACGCGCAACTGGACGTCCATCGTCGCCTCGACGGAGAGGCCGTCGTCGCTGACGCCGCCCTCGATGTCGACCGGCTTGGTCGTCACCTGCTCGAAGATCGGTTCGTACTCGTCGCCCTCGAAGTACTCCTCGACGGCCGACCACCAGCGGACGGCGTGTTGGATCGCGTTCGGGTCCGGCCGGGAGGTGTGGCCGGACTCGCTGGTCGCGACGTACGTCCCGGCGATCAGTCCGCGATACCCCAGCGTGATCCCGTCGGCACCGGACGGCTCGCCGTTGACGACGGCCGCCGGCGGCTCGTCGCGGTCGTCGACCAGGTAGCGCGAGCCCTTCGAGTCGATCTCCTCGCCGACGACGCCGACGAAGGAGACGCCGGTGCGGACGGCGGCGGCCGCCA containing:
- the argF gene encoding ornithine carbamoyltransferase, with product MTTATNETEPRHFLDVDDLSEAELLAVLDRADEYKRAVDDGDDHADLSGQTLGMLFQKASTRTRVSFETGMTQLGGHAIFLGEDDIQLGRGEPLKDTSRALSRYVDAVMARVFKHENVEVLAEYSSVPIVNGLTDDAHPCQTLADLLTIREHEDGFEGVSAAWIGDGNNVAQSFALGAALTDMDLTIATPEGYEVDDGVLERARELGGEPTVTTDPVEAATDADVIYTDVWISMGQEDERDVRMNDFEGFQVNADLLENAPDASVMHCLPAHRGEEITDDVIEGGRSVVFDQAENRLHAQKALLSWLLE
- a CDS encoding helix-turn-helix domain-containing protein codes for the protein MTDAPQHRLGELMERSNPPFEEVMSCVFGIEDHETRAYLVLREQPGSTIEELAASLERDRSTVNRSLSTLRDRGLVRRDRRLLDGGGDIYQYTATSLPEAKEMLHEALDAWTATVHDVIDEFDDGTD
- a CDS encoding transcription initiation factor IIB produces the protein MADTAAVCPECDGRLRQRGTEIVCEDCGLVSGEDSIDRGPEWRSFEDDDTDRRRTGAPLTRSRHDRGLSTEIGYGSGSDSGYSSRLTGRKRRQIARLRREHNRARISSKVERNQVYGFAEIRRITASLSLPESAREQACALFESAQSEGLFQGRSLEGFAAAAIYATCRTRSIARTTDEIADTARADGDELSVAYDALNRELGLPTGPIDPAEYLPRYASKLEVGTAVEQRARDHVETLLEAGLIGGRNPSGVAAACLYKAAGEREDWPTLTQATAAEVADVAPVTIRSTVVDLRELGSAELVSASSD
- the thrC gene encoding threonine synthase; its protein translation is MSLSLSAEQPDQPADADDGVWLECIECGETFAPFDDVRYTCDDCDGLLEVRYADLPTFDDFEGQGVWRYADALPFEAGVSIQEGATPLYEVPRLEGDVGIEALRIKHEGMNPTGSFKDRGMTVGVRVAKELDVGRLACASTGNTSAALAAYGSRGGMQTLVLLPAGKVAAGKIAQASLHGARILEVDGNFDACLDIVQELAGQGEAYLLNSLNPFRLEGQKTIGLEILEGFLADYDTVPDRIVLPVGNAGNTSALYKAFRELVQAGALDEDDVPKLTGVQAEGAAPMVEAIENGADEIRRWEDVETRATAIRIGNPVNAPKALPGIRETGGTGVAVSDEEITEAQRDIAAEGIGVEPASAASVAGLRKLRDEGVVSDDERVACLTTGHLLKDPDAAAAAGSEPEPVPADTEGVLDHLQE
- a CDS encoding [LysW]-lysine hydrolase, whose amino-acid sequence is MSANAAPSSDVSAAEARELLVDLVSIPSPTREEREAAKRLVDFFEAHDREVWIDAVGNVRAPADDSVLLTSHIDTVPGDIPVEVEETGDDEILWGRGSVDATGPLAAMAAAAVRTGVSFVGVVGEEIDSKGSRYLVDDRDEPPAAVVNGEPSGADGITLGYRGLIAGTYVATSESGHTSRPDPNAIQHAVRWWSAVEEYFEGDEYEPIFEQVTTKPVDIEGGVSDDGLSVEATMDVQLRVPPALDVGTVREAAEAELEVGTVTWKDKVPPVMMSPRTPVARAFRVAIRKEGDDPRLVRKTGTSDMNIYAGAWDCPMVTYGPGNSDLDHAPDERLSLSEFDRSVSVLERVARTLSEQ
- a CDS encoding DUF502 domain-containing protein, producing MFLNGVVITIPLVATLLVVSVVLGILSPVIAGITYVWSDQPPVSVIQVATLTSVVGVFLLIGLVAEYTPGTYLSKQVYATMETIPGVSTVYESVRRAGKLLVEDDSVQDVKLVEFPHEGAYMLGFLTAATPPVVETSADEDEMVSLIVPLAPNPATNGYVMHMPAEKVHEVDLTVEEAFRSIATLGVAADSLGQAEHGD
- a CDS encoding histidine kinase; amino-acid sequence: MASEIATRTVDRTETRLEPWQAGTVGGIAGAIVFGAMMAMQTPGVLEGAIPALYGLEGGLAGTILHVAHGAVLGVAFAALLVATGRSDPGLTTGGTLGLGYGLVVWAVLAVVVMPIWLSTVGFAMAPPAPNVAVESLVGHAAYGLVLGVAYALLE
- a CDS encoding minichromosome maintenance protein MCM, with the translated sequence MAQAGNSELVDSFEQFFRNYYDNEIKQLAQQYPNEQRSLHVDWQDLYRFDPDLADDFINQPEQLQRYAEEALRLYDLPIDVSLGQAHVRVRNLPETESPEIREIRARDMNSLVQVHGIVRKATDVRPKIEEAAFECQLCGTLTRVPQSSGDFQEPHECQGCERQGPFRVNFDQSEFVDSQKLRVQESPEGLRGGETPQALDVNIEDDITGEVTPGDHVSATGVLRLEQQGDQQEKSPVFDFYMEGMSVEIDEEQFEDMDITGEDKEEIVRLSSSEDIYEKMVASIAPSIYGYDQEKLSMILQLFSGVTKQLPDGSRIRGDLHMLLIGDPGTGKSQMLAYIENIAPRAVYTSGKGSSSAGLTAAAVRDDFGDGQQWSLEAGALVLADQGIAAIDELDKMRPEDRSAMHEALEQQKISVSKAGINATLKSRCSLLGAANPKYGRFDQYEPISEQIDLEPALISRFDLIFTVTDTPDEEKDRNLAEHIITTNYAGELTTQREEMNQLEVSTDEIDEMTDQVDPEIDAELLRKYVAYAKQNCHPRMTEAARNAIRDFYVDLRSKGTDEDAAVPVTARKLEALVRLSEASARVRLSDTVEQADAERVIEIVRSCLQDVGVDPETGEFDADIVEAGTSKSQRDRIKNLKQLIGDIEEEYDDGAPVDIVMERAEEIGMDQSKAEHEIDKLKQKGEVYEPSTNTLRTT